Proteins encoded in a region of the Leishmania panamensis strain MHOM/PA/94/PSC-1 chromosome 15 sequence genome:
- a CDS encoding nucleoside transporter 1, putative (TriTrypDB/GeneDB-style sysID: LpmP.15.1160) encodes MTAGEFYVYVVAFMCGVSMMMPTNAIFSAPGYIMTYYRYAMHDPDAVPRHANFWNNVMTYYNLISLSTSLVIEPLTLLSWFRRIPIKTRLFSGLLILIMEVIVLMVVPVRGTNEAGAVATLCCGGFIGGLGKSIFDLTTYGMFSAFPSSFTSIMMGGVGVSGVLTSLLQIVVKGVLPDTYEGVEKQSKLYYGLDVGIHAATFVALFLLRYNNFAKSHFGDLGSAKSKTGTGSLGIVLHSPYEHLDEEESHKSSASREPATDELQVSSAKSEGSATEQDSLDEYLGGARKDRWPSEGGRPKSNEMLVATAIVSTLCCIKWMFVACGFDFLITMFLFPSIAVSAFPNSKWFATIAVLIFNVFDMLGRFSPSLKFMWPRSRKQHWIIVAASFARVIFVPLLLLHSYHYIPGEAYGYVMQVILGFSNGYVVSMALVLGPQSKGIDNDGKRFVAGTLMGISILVGGVIGTLLSIMTQTIRERY; translated from the coding sequence ATGACCGCGGGCGAGTTCTATGTGTACGTCGTCGCGTTCATGTGCGGCGTGTCCATGATGATGCCCACCAATGCCATCTTCTCCGCGCCTGGATACATTATGACGTACTACCGCTACGCCATGCACGACCCGGACGCGGTTCCGCGGCATGCGAACTTCTGGAACAACGTCATGACCTACTACAACCTCATTAGTCTCTCGACAAGCCTGGTCATAGagccgctgacgctgctcaGCTGGTTCCGCCGCATCCCGATTAAGACGCGTCTGTTCAGTGGCCTGCTCATCCTCATCATGGAGGTTATCGTGTTGATGGTGGTGCCTGTACGTGGCACCAATGAGGCCGGTGCCGTGGCAAcgctctgctgcggcggcttcATTGGCGGCCTCGGCAAGAGCATCTTCGATCTCACGACGTACGGCATGTTTAGTGCCTTCCCCTCAAGCTTCACGTCGATCATGATGGGTGGGGTCGGCGTGTCTGGCGTCTTgacctcgctgctgcagatcgTCGTAAAGGGTGTGCTGCCGGACACGTACGAGGGCGTGGAAAAGCAGTCGAAGCTCTACTACGGCCTGGACGTGGGTATCCACGCCGCAACCTTTGTTGCGTTGTTTCTACTCCGCTACAACAACTTCGCTAAGAGCCACTTCGGTGATCTCGGTAGTGCAAAGAGCAAGACGGGCACCGGCAGCCTGGGGATAGTGCTCCACAGCCCCTACGAGCACctggatgaggaggagagtcaCAAGTCTTCGGCGAGCAGGGAGCCGGCCACGGATGAGCTGCAAGTGTCCTCCGCCAAGTCAGAGGGCTCGGCGACAGAGCAGGACAGCCTCGACGAATACCTGGGTGGGGCGAGAAAGGATAGGTGGCCGAGTGAGGGGGGACGCCCGAAGAGCAACGAGATGCTCGTGGCCACCGCCATCGTCAGCACGCTGTGCTGTATCAAGTGGATGTTCGTCGCCTGCGGCTTTGATTTCCTGATCACGATGTTCCTGTTCCCCAGTATCGCCGTTAGCGCGTTCCCGAACTCGAAGTGGTTTGCAACAATCGCTGTGCTCATCTTCAATGTGTTCGATATGCTCGGCCGCTTCTCACCGTCGCTGAAGTTCATGTGGCCGCGGTCGCGCAAGCAGCACTGGATCATCGTGGCGGCATCCTTTGCTCGCGTCATCttcgtgccgctgctgctcctgcactcGTACCACTACATCCCGGGAGAGGCGTATGGCTACGTGATGCAGGTTATCCTCGGCTTCTCGAACGGCTACGTGGTCTCGATGGCGCTGGTGCTTGGCCCGCAGTCGAAGGGCATCGACAATGACGGCAAGCGCTTCGTTGCCGGTACTCTGATGGGCATCTCCATCCTCGTCGGCGGCGTGATTGGTACCCTTCTCAGCATCATGACGCAGACCATCCGCGAGCGGTACTAA
- the UFC1 gene encoding E2-like ubiquitin-conjugation enzyme, putative (TriTrypDB/GeneDB-style sysID: LpmP.15.1170) — protein MEPSVRESVSRIPLLKTKAGPRDGDKWTVRLKEEYASLIAYVENNKASDSHWFQLESNPQGTRWYGTCWTYYKNEKYEFEMNFDIPVTYPQAPPEIALPQLEGKTVKMYRGGKICMTTHFFPLWARNVPYFGLSHALALGLGPWLSIEVPAIVEEGRLKPASAAALSTTAEHSK, from the coding sequence atggagccGTCAGTGCGGGAGAGCGTCTCGCGCATTCCGCTGTTGAAGACGAAGGCGGGCCCACGTGATGGTGACAAGTGGACAGTGCGGCTTAAAGAGGAGTACGCCTCCCTAATCGCCTATGTCGAGAACAACAAGGCGAGCGACTCGCACTGGTTTCAGCTGGAGAGCAACCCGCAAGGGACACGCTGGTACGGCACCTGCTGGACCTACTATAAGAACGAAAAGTACGAGTTCGAGATGAACTTCGACATCCCGGTCACGTACCCGCAGGCACCTCCGGAGattgcgctgccgcagcttgAGGGGAAGACAGTGAAGATGTACAGGGGCGGCAAGATCTGCATGACGACGCACTTCTTCCCCCTGTGGGCACGCAATGTGCCGTACTTCGGCCTCAGCCACGCCCTTGCTCTCGGACTTGGGCCGTGGCTATCGATTGAGGTGCCGGCTATTGTTGAAGAAGGGCGTCTGAAGCCCGCCAGTGCAGCTGCGTTGTCCACGACTGCTGAACATAGCAAGTGA